In Blautia wexlerae DSM 19850, a single window of DNA contains:
- a CDS encoding DUF2185 domain-containing protein, whose protein sequence is MGFFKKKNKQITFIENAGGMIITKSIYEGTSKLKWFFREESVNPSDNGWRAIGDNDTQEYLNNPENSIVVDFNTLANIEPTVLAVYDMPVGTDLEFCFDNTRRYFIDTNTGKRI, encoded by the coding sequence ATGGGATTTTTCAAAAAGAAAAATAAACAAATTACTTTTATTGAAAATGCTGGCGGAATGATTATCACGAAATCAATTTATGAGGGAACTTCTAAGCTGAAATGGTTTTTTAGAGAGGAAAGTGTAAATCCTTCTGATAATGGCTGGCGGGCAATCGGGGATAATGATACACAGGAATACTTAAATAACCCGGAAAATTCCATAGTTGTAGACTTTAATACCCTTGCAAACATTGAGCCGACAGTTTTGGCTGTATATGATATGCCGGTAGGTACGGATTTGGAATTCTGTTTTGACAATACTAGAAGATATTTTATCGACACGAATACCGGAAAACGGATATAA